ttttaaacaccatTGATAACAAACGACTGTTTCATGAAACAGAAAAGCACTTATTTTTCAATGAAGACTAGGAAGAcctgaatatattttctttaaaaaacaaacaaacaaccgaaaaaactaaatgaataaaatccacaaacagcatcaaatacacacacatactgactTTAGAACAAGACTCATTCAATACACAGAACCAACACCGCTTTTCAGACTAATCTACCACGCATGATTTGTTGCAGTTACCGAGATGTGACTTCTGGTGTAGCTTCCTCTTCAGCCCTTTGTCAAAGATCTTGAGAGGCTTTGCCATGCGCTCTACCACTGATTAGCCTGAGATGACTTGGAGACGGGACACTTCTACAGCTAACTGGGAAATGCGGACAAGATGTAGAGTGGAGGAAAGAAATTAGAGGGGTTGCTATAGGCAGTCCTGATTTAGTCTAACCCACGCCAACAACAGGATTCTAAACCTCTGCCTTGTCACTGGCGAATACTGATgcattgatttttttgttttgtttttgtcctgtttGGAAAGAGAAGCTTTTGGTATTGCCGGTCCACTCAGGCCTGGCTGGAGGTGCACAGGGTGTGGGCATAGTCATGCAGTCTTTGGACACGTCTGCCCTGTCTTTCTCCTCCCGAGGAGAAGACAACTAAGACAACCTATGAAAAACAAACCCCATGTTGGAGGCACACACTGGTCTGATCTGATAAATCATCCATCATCTTTATcactatcattattattataataattattattaatattattaaactactatttttcttttttttaataatctaataatTGGCATGACACTCTTTCGTCAGTCACCCTTTTCACCCACAAGTTCGGGCTCTATTGGTCTACAAGAACCAAGACTAGTTTGCCTTGGATGTAGAAGTACTGTTGACacagttttaccattttttaaaaaaagtaaaagaaaataaaaaaacgacaacatttatttggatatagataatatatatatatatgtataatatatatacgtATAGATTGGCAACTTTGTGCACCAGTCCAAGGTGCAATAGGAaatctgtttaaatgttttggtGATGTAAATGTGTTTAGTGTGAGGCTGAGAATTATTTGGGGTTGTCCACGCTGCTTAGAGGGGCTGGCAAAGCCTGCTGAGAAGGTTCTGAGGTTTTGCCGTTGTTGGTGTTCACGCCATGACTTCCATCTTCCTGCAGCTCCACTTCCATCTTCCCAGCATCCTCTACACAACTGCTGTCACTGGGAGGGATGTTCTCAGAGCCCACAGATTCTGCGGCATCGACAGCACCCGCCTCTTCTTCCGGGTTCAAGCCGGTACAAACACAGTCCGTTCCTCCGTTAGTTTTTACGTCCCTGGCCTGAGGCAATTCTGCAGGCTCTGGCGTTTTCGCCGTATCCATCATCTCCTCGCCAACTGTGGTCTTGGGCACTTCCGGGACACTAACTCCCGATTCACCTGACGCAGCCTCAGGTGTGACTGCGGCTGCTGGCTCTGCCATTTCGCCCACCTCTGGCTCTGCCTTCACTTCAGGAACTGCTACGGCGGCTGGTACTTGCACACTAGGCTCGGTGGGACTCTCCTGCACACACACTTGTGTAACATCCTTTGAGTCTTTGATGCTCCCTGACTCTGTGCAGTCCTGATTGGAATCCTGTAGGATGTCCGTCTCCATGGGCTGAGTCAAGTTAAAGCTCTGGATGAGGCGGACCAGGTGTTTTACCTTGTCCAGAGAGGCCTGCATCTCCTTCTGACGGGCAAGTATGCTGTTCTTGGTCTCCATACATTTCTGTTGAAGAAAAGGAATACAGCATTATATAACAAACACAAACTAAAATCTTTGGGATACCATGTAACAAATCGTACTGAACATTTGCAGGGATAAAACGAGAAAAAGCTGAACGTTCCTCTTAAAATTGGCAAACATCCCTTCACAGACACGTAGAACAATTGTATAATTATTCTTATACCCAGAAAAGCTCCAgttaaagagaaaaataaataaataacgcaCTGTTATAGAGTTGCTGAGCTGTTTCACTCTCTGTTCTAGTTGTTCTCGTTCCAGCTTTAGTTCGGCACTCCATTTCATTAACTTCTGCTTCTCTTCTTCTTTTGCTGTTGGACAGGAACAAAACATGGTCATAAATTGAATGCGCTATGCATTTGGTTATAAGCTTTTTTacacttaaaatgtaaaattgggGTGCAAACTTCTACAACTGGAAATCTAAATCTCTACCTTCTTTGTAAGCAATGTAGGAATGGACAATTGCTAGGGTTCCTGGCCATGGAATGGCCTCTTCCTTCTTCAGAATCTGTAAAAGAAATTCTCTCAATAACAGAACAGTGCTGTGCTCACTTGACCTCTGGAAAGCCATAAAAGAAACTGAGATCAATTGTATATGGCAACAGTGATGAACAACAGAACTTCAATGGGAGTGCTTGATGCTTTCTTACACTTACATGATGGGTGGAAAAAAGGCACAATCAATACCGAACCATGTGAGAGCTTACAAAGGACGAAGCAGCCTTAATGCCTGAAGAAACTCATTTTGTTTAAGGGGAGAAAAATGTACACTTCATTTTTGGCAGGGAAAAGGGAGTTTGATCTCTCAGTTCATCTCCCATTTCTAATGATATAAAAGTGTGTGTGCTTTAAAGGACTGAATTCCAGTTAAAAGGAGACATCACTGACTGTCCTGGGAGAGCAGTGGCCAAGGGCTCGTTGTGCTGCTATTATTTACCTGGTCTTGACATTTAGGACAGATCCACATGCCTTTGGGAATGTTTTTGAGGGGTGGGTCCAAGCAGTCGAGGTGGTAGACGCGCGAACATGTGTCACACATGAGCAACTGTCCACTGCGTCTGCACACAGTGCAGAAATCCTCATGGATGTCTCCCTGTCGGGAAGAACGGCAGGTGTCAGTACCACCGCCCCCTTCTTTTCCTGGACCAATCAAATGACAGCGGGAAAGGCGGGGAGGAGAGGAACTGACTGCTGATTGGAGGTATTTGTCTAGTGGCTCACTGGTGACTGGACTGTTTACTCAGTCAGGGCATTGGATATTTAGCtagtagttttattattattgctataaTTGGGATTATTGGAAATTAATcacttttgaaaatgtatcatGTCATTATAAGCAATGGGTATTTTGGCTTAAATGCTAAGATGGGGTGTAaggattttaaaaatactatagtataaTTACTTCAGGCCTGATATTTGTGTGGGAAGTAGAGAAAGACTGTTCACTTTGTAAGACTGCTGGCTCCATTTcaacaaatacaacaaataaacaCATGAATGACAGTGTTGGTAGGTCAGTCTTTCTCTTTCCAGGGTGGATGCTGGACTCTAACAGGAGTTACCTTGCTCCTGTACATTTTGAGGTGTACAGGGTGAATGCAGTGAAGGGTTTTGGGGGGGTAGGGGCAGCCTGTGATGTAGAGAACTCTACtagaacaataataatagtggGGGCTTTCAACAACATGGTCGCCCAGACTTGGCAGGTGGCTACTTACATCCCCGGAGCTGGGGCTGGGCTGGGGGACAGAATGAGGGTGGACAGAGAGGGGAAAGCCCCCCGTGTCAGGCCGCTCAGGGGCTGGGGAGGCGGGAAGGCTGCTGgtgggggagagcagggggttGCAGCCCAGCTCCGGCACCGCTGTGCTgctggtggtggtggtggtggtgctGTATTTGGGAGGGCGACCTGAGTGAAATGAGACagacaagaaaagaaaaacaaaccaaaaaaaacaaacaaaaccaaaaggAACAGAAAAAT
This genomic stretch from Onychostoma macrolepis isolate SWU-2019 chromosome 25, ASM1243209v1, whole genome shotgun sequence harbors:
- the phf21ab gene encoding PHD finger protein 21A isoform X3, which codes for MKQDPQNADLKKQLHELQAKITALSEKQKKVVEQLRKELLVKQEPDLKPQTLPATADGKTVLLTPACPPSQPPTGPPHNQGAPQKTLTVTPVITAKTLPLVLKAATSTMPASMATQRPTVAMVTAISNPPRPGANSDSQSTPINLQVASKLPHQDTDAGTRIVSKNVIVVQATTTSAQPIKVPQFVPPPRLTPRPTFQPQVRPKPPMPINVPIAPAPPPPMVAAPLIQRPLMLTTKLTSSLPASAGPIHQVHIVNGQQCATIDKTTTAVTSGTTQVTGIVISPAQTLQISNLNSDLKTVKTQGGPEHVVTNIPHSSSPPLPPPPAKVKREESPQKLAFMVSLGLVTHDHLEEIQSRRQERKRRTTANPVYSGAVFEPERKKSAVTYLNTPLHQGTRKRGRPPKYSTTTTTTSSTAVPELGCNPLLSPTSSLPASPAPERPDTGGFPLSVHPHSVPQPSPSSGDGDIHEDFCTVCRRSGQLLMCDTCSRVYHLDCLDPPLKNIPKGMWICPKCQDQILKKEEAIPWPGTLAIVHSYIAYKEAKEEEKQKLMKWSAELKLEREQLEQRVKQLSNSITKCMETKNSILARQKEMQASLDKVKHLVRLIQSFNLTQPMETDILQDSNQDCTESGSIKDSKDVTQVCVQESPTEPSVQVPAAVAVPEVKAEPEVGEMAEPAAAVTPEAASGESGVSVPEVPKTTVGEEMMDTAKTPEPAELPQARDVKTNGGTDCVCTGLNPEEEAGAVDAAESVGSENIPPSDSSCVEDAGKMEVELQEDGSHGVNTNNGKTSEPSQQALPAPLSSVDNPK
- the phf21ab gene encoding PHD finger protein 21A isoform X4; this translates as MMELQTLQEALKVEIQVHQKLVAQMKQDPQNADLKKQLHELQAKITALSEKQKKVVEQLRKELLVKQEPDLKPQTLPATADGKTVLLTPACPPSQPPTGPPHNQGAPQKTLTVTPVITAKTLPLVLKAATSTMPASMATQRPTVAMVTAISNPPRPGANSDSQSTPINLQVASKLPHQDTDAGTRIVSKNVIVVRPKPPMPINVPIAPAPPPPMVAAPLIQRPLMLTTKLTSSLPASAGPIHQVHIVNGQQCATIDKTTTAVTSGTTQVTGIVISPAQTLQISNLNSDLKTVKTQGGPEHVVTNIPHSSSPPLPPPPAKVKREESPQKLAFMVSLGLVTHDHLEEIQSRRQERKRRTTANPVYSGAVFEPERKKSAVTYLNTPLHQGTRKRGRPPKYSTTTTTTSSTAVPELGCNPLLSPTSSLPASPAPERPDTGGFPLSVHPHSVPQPSPSSGDGDIHEDFCTVCRRSGQLLMCDTCSRVYHLDCLDPPLKNIPKGMWICPKCQDQILKKEEAIPWPGTLAIVHSYIAYKEAKEEEKQKLMKWSAELKLEREQLEQRVKQLSNSITKCMETKNSILARQKEMQASLDKVKHLVRLIQSFNLTQPMETDILQDSNQDCTESGSIKDSKDVTQVCVQESPTEPSVQVPAAVAVPEVKAEPEVGEMAEPAAAVTPEAASGESGVSVPEVPKTTVGEEMMDTAKTPEPAELPQARDVKTNGGTDCVCTGLNPEEEAGAVDAAESVGSENIPPSDSSCVEDAGKMEVELQEDGSHGVNTNNGKTSEPSQQALPAPLSSVDNPK